In Geminocystis sp. NIES-3708, a single window of DNA contains:
- a CDS encoding TIGR04283 family arsenosugar biosynthesis glycosyltransferase, translated as MIDNCEITVIIPVINEEKNLKKLFSHLIKKSSIELIFVDGGSNDNTVNLIKKAGFNVILSPILRRSYQMNLGGQKAKGNILLFLHGDTILPDNYDEIVIETVKKNNFIAGAFKLRIDSQKSIFRVLETFINWRSQYLSLPYGDQGIFIKKEIFDSINGFSDLEIMEDFAFIRTVKKIGKIYITNSSVITSARRWKKLGIFKTTLINQLIIIGYYLKINPEKLARFYRQIN; from the coding sequence ATGATTGATAATTGTGAAATTACGGTTATTATTCCTGTTATAAATGAAGAAAAAAATCTCAAAAAATTGTTTTCTCATCTTATTAAAAAGTCTTCTATCGAATTGATTTTTGTAGATGGAGGAAGTAATGATAATACAGTTAATTTAATCAAAAAAGCAGGTTTTAATGTTATTTTATCGCCTATTTTACGCCGTAGCTATCAAATGAATTTGGGTGGACAAAAAGCTAAAGGAAATATCTTATTATTCCTTCATGGAGACACTATTTTGCCTGATAATTATGACGAAATTGTTATTGAAACTGTAAAAAAGAATAACTTTATTGCTGGTGCTTTTAAGTTAAGAATTGATAGCCAAAAATCTATTTTTAGAGTCCTTGAAACTTTTATTAATTGGCGATCACAATATTTATCATTACCTTATGGAGATCAAGGAATATTTATCAAAAAAGAAATATTTGATAGTATAAATGGTTTTTCTGACCTAGAAATAATGGAAGACTTTGCATTCATTAGAACAGTCAAAAAAATTGGTAAAATTTATATAACAAATTCTTCAGTGATCACATCTGCTAGACGATGGAAAAAACTAGGAATTTTCAAAACAACATTAATCAATCAATTAATTATTATTGGTTATTATTTAAAAATCAATCCTGAAAAATTAGCTCGTTTTTATCGTCAAATTAACTAA
- the cysW gene encoding sulfate ABC transporter permease subunit CysW: MKQKIFPWERYILITIGLGFLALVVLLPLINIFYEAFSQGVSAYWQGINTPEAHHALMLSLIITVIAVPVNTIFGLLAAWVLARQNFVGKQLLLGIIDLPLTISPVIIGLMFVLLFSPIDSIFKSIVVAFDLKILFALPSMILVTMVITVPFVVREVLPALENLDKDQEESAMILGASPWQVFWQVILPNINWAVLYGVILCTARALGEFGAVAVVSGRIISKTNTLTLHIEQTYSNYETIAAFSAASLLALITLLTIICEQILDHRQKISK, encoded by the coding sequence TTGAAACAAAAAATATTTCCTTGGGAGCGATATATATTAATTACAATCGGTTTAGGATTTTTAGCTTTAGTTGTATTATTACCTCTAATTAATATTTTTTATGAAGCCTTTTCTCAAGGAGTCAGTGCTTATTGGCAAGGAATTAATACCCCAGAAGCTCATCATGCTCTGATGTTAAGCCTTATTATTACAGTGATCGCAGTTCCTGTGAATACAATTTTTGGTTTATTAGCCGCATGGGTATTAGCAAGACAAAATTTTGTAGGTAAACAACTTTTATTGGGAATTATTGATTTACCCCTAACCATTTCCCCTGTCATTATTGGTTTAATGTTTGTGTTGCTTTTCAGCCCTATCGATAGTATTTTTAAATCTATAGTGGTTGCTTTTGACCTGAAAATACTGTTTGCTTTACCTAGTATGATTCTTGTTACTATGGTGATTACCGTACCTTTTGTCGTTAGGGAAGTATTACCTGCGTTGGAAAATCTGGATAAGGATCAAGAAGAAAGTGCTATGATACTTGGAGCATCACCTTGGCAGGTTTTTTGGCAAGTTATTTTACCAAATATTAATTGGGCTGTGCTTTATGGTGTTATTTTATGTACTGCTAGAGCTTTGGGGGAATTTGGTGCTGTTGCCGTTGTTTCAGGGAGAATTATTAGTAAAACAAATACTTTAACTTTACACATCGAACAAACTTATAGTAACTATGAAACGATAGCGGCTTTTAGTGCTGCTTCTTTACTAGCATTAATTACTTTATTAACAATTATTTGTGAACAAATTTTAGATCATCGCCAAAAAATATCTAAGTAG
- a CDS encoding sulfate ABC transporter substrate-binding protein translates to MLNRRYVLFALSGLIAQFALPALAQKKPKTVELTLVSYAVAKPVFSKLIPEFQKEWKSKTGQDVTFKESYGASAAQTRAVLGGLEADILAQNLQEFITPLVEKKLVNPNWSKRLPNGASPASSVMVLITRAGNPKKIKTWKDLTRDGVEIVAINPKTSGNARWGALAGYGAIWKTEGEAKANTYFNAFVKNIKNLVNSGREATDTFVKNRVGDVLINFENEIIFTNDAIPKDFPYVAPSPNLRVDFPVTVIDSVVDKRGTRQVAEAFTKFLFTPKAQAIYAQAGYRPIDEKIRKANEKDFLKVSRIYNITDFGGWPAVNKRLFDDGALFDRALQAARK, encoded by the coding sequence ATGTTAAACAGACGTTATGTATTGTTTGCTCTCTCAGGATTAATAGCTCAATTTGCTTTACCCGCCTTAGCTCAAAAAAAACCCAAAACTGTTGAATTAACTCTTGTTAGTTATGCTGTAGCTAAACCAGTATTTTCTAAATTAATTCCTGAATTTCAAAAAGAATGGAAGTCAAAAACAGGACAAGATGTTACTTTTAAAGAATCCTATGGTGCATCAGCCGCTCAAACCAGAGCAGTTTTAGGAGGATTAGAAGCCGATATTCTCGCTCAAAATCTCCAAGAATTTATTACTCCCTTAGTAGAGAAAAAGCTGGTTAATCCTAATTGGAGTAAACGCCTTCCTAATGGTGCAAGTCCTGCTAGTAGTGTTATGGTATTAATTACTCGGGCGGGGAATCCTAAAAAGATCAAAACATGGAAGGATTTAACTCGTGATGGTGTAGAAATTGTCGCTATTAACCCAAAAACGTCGGGTAATGCTCGTTGGGGTGCTTTAGCTGGATATGGTGCTATTTGGAAAACTGAAGGAGAAGCTAAAGCAAATACTTATTTTAATGCTTTTGTTAAAAATATTAAAAATTTAGTTAATTCTGGAAGAGAAGCAACAGATACTTTTGTAAAAAATCGGGTGGGAGATGTATTAATTAATTTTGAGAATGAAATTATCTTCACTAATGATGCCATTCCTAAAGATTTTCCTTATGTTGCACCTTCTCCTAACTTAAGAGTTGATTTTCCTGTGACAGTAATTGATAGTGTGGTAGATAAGCGAGGTACACGTCAAGTAGCTGAAGCCTTTACTAAATTTCTGTTTACTCCTAAAGCTCAAGCCATTTATGCTCAAGCTGGTTATCGCCCTATTGATGAGAAAATCAGAAAAGCTAACGAAAAAGACTTTCTTAAAGTTTCAAGAATTTATAATATCACTGATTTTGGTGGTTGGCCTGCGGTTAATAAAAGATTATTTGATGATGGTGCATTATTTGATAGAGCTTTACAAGCCGCTAGGAAGTAA
- a CDS encoding precorrin-8X methylmutase, which translates to MKWNLLTAQNLAIIDQEVNRGKFSPAEYEIVRRTIYVSGDFDYHSLVSFSSNALQSGAAALSARVPIIVDTSILQTSITSLLQSTFLNPVYSVEAISSNIVFEQKPSSILENLAYRYPYAIYVFGQNQIILDSLLDFIESQEIKPSLIITTASGFIYKEAINMKLRDSSISHIRVDSCKGGVNLAMAIIDGLIDLAWMAKQLTIN; encoded by the coding sequence ATGAAATGGAATTTATTAACGGCTCAAAATTTAGCTATTATCGATCAAGAAGTTAATCGAGGTAAATTTTCCCCCGCTGAATATGAAATAGTTCGACGTACTATTTATGTTAGTGGGGATTTCGATTATCATTCTTTGGTTTCTTTTTCGAGTAATGCGTTACAATCAGGTGCGGCAGCATTATCCGCTAGAGTTCCTATTATTGTTGATACTTCTATTCTTCAAACTAGTATTACTTCTTTATTACAATCAACTTTTCTTAATCCTGTTTATTCCGTGGAAGCAATTTCTAGTAATATTGTTTTTGAACAGAAACCCTCTTCCATATTGGAAAATTTAGCTTATCGTTATCCTTATGCAATTTACGTGTTTGGACAAAATCAGATCATCTTAGATTCTTTATTAGATTTTATTGAATCACAGGAGATTAAACCTAGTTTGATTATTACTACGGCTTCTGGTTTTATCTATAAGGAGGCTATTAATATGAAATTGAGAGATTCTTCGATTTCTCACATCAGAGTCGATAGTTGCAAAGGAGGAGTTAATTTAGCAATGGCAATTATTGATGGTTTAATCGATTTGGCATGGATGGCGAAACAATTAACCATTAATTAA
- the trpC gene encoding indole-3-glycerol phosphate synthase TrpC: MKIRRQQPSPPIAIESLRYQVISPENEPRNILEKIVWHKEKEVEKMRDRLSLLDLRKKVAELSSFPLNFLSALHNSEKKPALIAEVKKASPSKGVIKENFDPITIAKSYETGGASCLSVLTDEEFFQGSFENLAKVRAAVKIPLLCKEFIIYPYQIYLARVNGADAVLLIAAILKDNDLQYFLKIIHSLGMTALIEVHTLEELDRVLAIDDVKLIGINNRNLEDFTLSLDTTKDILSARKETIINKQITIVSESGLYTKNDLDFVKNAGANAVLIGESLIKQDELELAIDKLYNN, from the coding sequence ATGAAAATTCGTCGTCAACAACCTTCTCCTCCTATTGCCATAGAAAGTTTACGTTATCAAGTTATCTCCCCTGAAAATGAGCCACGAAATATTTTAGAAAAAATTGTTTGGCATAAAGAAAAAGAAGTAGAAAAAATGCGCGATCGCCTTTCTTTATTAGATTTGCGTAAAAAAGTAGCAGAATTATCTTCTTTTCCCCTCAATTTTCTTTCTGCATTGCATAATTCAGAGAAAAAACCTGCTTTAATTGCAGAGGTAAAAAAAGCTTCTCCTAGTAAAGGAGTTATCAAAGAAAATTTTGATCCTATTACTATTGCTAAATCTTATGAAACAGGTGGAGCAAGTTGTTTATCTGTATTAACAGATGAAGAGTTTTTTCAAGGAAGTTTTGAAAATTTAGCTAAAGTTAGAGCAGCTGTTAAAATACCTTTGTTATGTAAAGAATTTATTATTTATCCTTATCAAATTTATTTAGCAAGAGTTAATGGTGCAGATGCAGTTTTATTAATTGCAGCAATCTTAAAAGATAATGATTTGCAATATTTTTTAAAAATAATTCATAGTTTAGGAATGACAGCTTTAATTGAAGTTCATACTTTAGAAGAATTAGATCGAGTTTTGGCTATTGATGACGTAAAATTAATTGGTATTAATAATCGTAATTTAGAAGATTTTACTCTTAGTTTAGATACAACTAAAGATATTTTATCTGCAAGAAAAGAAACTATTATTAATAAACAAATTACTATCGTGAGTGAATCTGGATTATATACCAAAAATGATTTAGATTTTGTTAAAAATGCTGGAGCAAATGCTGTTTTAATTGGTGAATCTTTAATTAAACAAGATGAATTAGAATTGGCAATTGATAAGCTATATAACAATTAA
- the efp gene encoding elongation factor P, whose amino-acid sequence MISSNDFRPGVSIELDGSVWRVVEFLHVKPGKGSAFVRTKLKNAQSGNVMEKTFRAGETVPQANLEKRTMQHTYKEGDQFIFMDMETFEEVTLSASQVGDRAKFIKEEMEVNVLFWNTSVLDIELPTSVTLEIIETDPGVKGDTATGGTKPAIVETGAQIMVPLFVSIGEKIKVDTRNGSYLGRE is encoded by the coding sequence ATGATTTCAAGTAACGATTTTCGCCCCGGTGTTAGTATTGAATTAGATGGTAGTGTTTGGCGAGTGGTAGAATTTTTGCACGTAAAACCCGGTAAGGGATCAGCTTTCGTGCGCACTAAACTAAAAAATGCTCAAAGTGGCAATGTCATGGAAAAAACTTTTCGTGCTGGAGAAACTGTGCCTCAAGCTAACCTTGAAAAAAGGACTATGCAACATACTTACAAAGAAGGTGATCAATTTATTTTCATGGATATGGAAACCTTTGAAGAAGTAACACTCAGTGCTTCTCAAGTAGGAGATCGTGCTAAGTTTATCAAAGAAGAAATGGAAGTCAACGTTTTATTTTGGAATACTTCAGTCTTAGACATTGAATTACCTACTTCAGTAACACTAGAAATCATCGAAACAGATCCGGGTGTCAAAGGTGATACGGCTACCGGTGGCACAAAACCAGCAATTGTCGAAACAGGAGCACAAATTATGGTACCTTTATTTGTCTCTATCGGTGAGAAAATTAAAGTTGATACCAGAAATGGCAGTTATTTAGGAAGAGAATAA
- the cysT gene encoding sulfate ABC transporter permease subunit CysT, producing MMTLNLISGWQTFIRYQLLLRGIVFLYISIIIILPLTALFWKVSQKPLTQIIPLITSEIAIDAYKLTFGTALGAALINSIFGVILAWILVRYDFVGKRIANGLIDLPLAIPGVVVGITLMSLYSPAGVIGQLFEPDTFLGKLFQHFDIEEVNLTSSVIGILVAQIFVTLPFVVRTVQPVLIDFEPEVEEAAKILGANSWQCFWKVILPQILPSILTGFTLALARGIGEFGVAFIISGNIPNETLMATVYIYQRLEQFDFVGATAVAIVLLILALVFLILAGILQRWSQRHSQNN from the coding sequence ATGATGACTCTTAATTTAATCTCTGGGTGGCAGACATTTATTCGTTATCAACTTCTCTTAAGAGGGATTGTTTTTCTATATATTAGTATTATAATTATACTTCCATTAACTGCCTTATTCTGGAAAGTTAGTCAAAAACCTTTAACACAAATTATCCCTTTAATTACCTCAGAAATTGCCATTGATGCTTATAAATTAACCTTTGGTACAGCTTTAGGTGCCGCTTTAATTAATAGTATTTTTGGCGTAATTTTAGCCTGGATTTTGGTTAGATATGACTTTGTGGGCAAAAGAATTGCTAATGGCTTAATTGATTTACCCTTGGCTATTCCGGGGGTTGTGGTGGGCATAACCTTGATGTCTCTTTATTCTCCGGCAGGAGTTATCGGACAATTATTTGAGCCTGATACCTTTTTAGGAAAATTATTTCAACACTTTGACATTGAAGAAGTTAATTTAACATCCTCAGTTATTGGTATTTTAGTTGCACAAATTTTTGTTACTTTACCTTTTGTAGTCAGAACTGTTCAACCTGTATTAATAGATTTTGAACCTGAAGTTGAAGAAGCCGCTAAGATTTTGGGTGCTAATTCTTGGCAGTGTTTTTGGAAGGTAATTTTACCCCAAATTTTGCCTTCCATTTTAACAGGTTTTACCCTTGCTTTAGCTAGAGGTATCGGTGAATTTGGAGTTGCTTTCATTATTTCTGGCAATATTCCCAATGAAACTTTAATGGCTACGGTTTATATTTATCAACGCTTAGAACAATTTGATTTTGTAGGTGCTACCGCAGTGGCGATCGTACTTTTAATATTAGCGTTGGTTTTTCTGATTCTTGCAGGAATTTTACAACGATGGAGTCAAAGACATAGCCAAAATAATTAA
- the murI gene encoding glutamate racemase has product MKHSLGNRIGVFDSGVGGLTVLRKMYRHLPQESILYFADTQRLPYGTRSPQEIILFVREILDWMKDQQVKMVIMACNTSSALALEEVESEYEFPILGLIHPGAKGAVKQGKKIGVISTVATAQSNAYHNTIKEINPQVDVWQVGCPEFVPLIEQNRIYDPYTKKVAQKYLKPLISNQIDVLIYGCTHYPHLQGLLKEILPAGVKLIDPADSVVKATERELDLMNLRNHETVLPTRFCVSGEPEDFAKISKQWLGFTPQVEKVYLSSVDSVVNTSSSSKMIPVNHHLYAESVII; this is encoded by the coding sequence ATGAAACATTCTCTGGGTAATAGAATTGGTGTTTTTGATAGTGGTGTCGGTGGCTTAACAGTACTTCGCAAAATGTATCGTCATCTACCTCAAGAATCCATCCTCTATTTTGCCGATACTCAACGTCTTCCTTATGGTACTCGTTCCCCTCAAGAGATTATTTTATTCGTTAGGGAAATTCTCGATTGGATGAAAGATCAACAAGTGAAAATGGTTATTATGGCTTGTAATACCAGTTCAGCCCTAGCTTTAGAAGAAGTGGAATCTGAATATGAATTTCCCATTCTCGGTTTAATTCACCCCGGAGCAAAAGGTGCAGTTAAACAAGGTAAAAAAATAGGTGTTATTTCTACCGTAGCCACAGCTCAGAGTAATGCCTATCATAATACAATTAAAGAAATTAATCCTCAAGTAGATGTTTGGCAAGTTGGTTGTCCTGAATTTGTACCTCTTATCGAACAAAATCGTATTTATGATCCTTATACTAAAAAAGTAGCTCAAAAATATTTAAAGCCTTTAATTAGTAACCAAATTGATGTTCTTATTTATGGTTGTACCCATTATCCTCATTTACAGGGCTTATTAAAAGAAATTTTACCCGCTGGTGTCAAATTAATTGATCCTGCTGACTCTGTGGTTAAGGCAACAGAAAGAGAATTAGATTTAATGAACTTACGAAACCATGAAACCGTTCTACCAACTCGTTTTTGCGTTAGTGGTGAGCCTGAAGATTTCGCCAAAATTTCTAAACAATGGCTCGGATTCACTCCTCAAGTGGAAAAAGTTTACTTATCTTCTGTTGATAGTGTCGTAAATACTTCATCATCCTCAAAAATGATCCCTGTCAATCACCATCTTTACGCGGAAAGTGTGATTATTTAA
- a CDS encoding TPM domain-containing protein produces MQNRLIRKTFIALVIGLISISTWLFTPYSSASAVNNPELLPAEVTPIVDLANYLPTLQEESITKQIEDFEQQTGWKLRILTQYDQSPGRAVIKFWDLDDQSILLVADGRGGNLLAFSVGDDVYKLLPRTFWIELQTRFGNMYYVRDNGENNSIAEALDTVKGCLAKGGCSVVPGLPQEQWILTLVTSVVGGIIFGVAGHPRKPGQVFAWQWVLIISPLWGILFFAFGMGPVVTRTSEWLPIFRNVIGFALGALVAYFSPLLNQQTPYET; encoded by the coding sequence ATGCAAAATCGTCTAATTCGTAAAACTTTCATTGCCTTGGTTATTGGCTTAATCAGTATTTCTACATGGTTGTTTACTCCTTATTCTTCTGCATCTGCGGTAAATAATCCTGAATTGTTACCAGCAGAAGTTACTCCTATCGTTGATTTAGCAAATTATTTGCCTACATTACAGGAAGAATCTATAACTAAACAAATAGAAGATTTTGAACAACAAACAGGATGGAAATTAAGAATTTTAACCCAATATGATCAATCTCCTGGGAGGGCAGTGATTAAGTTTTGGGATTTAGATGATCAAAGTATCCTTTTAGTGGCTGATGGCAGAGGTGGTAATTTACTGGCTTTTAGTGTTGGTGACGATGTTTATAAACTACTTCCTCGTACTTTTTGGATTGAATTACAAACTCGATTTGGCAATATGTATTATGTTCGTGATAATGGAGAGAATAACTCTATCGCCGAGGCTTTAGATACTGTCAAAGGTTGTTTAGCTAAAGGTGGTTGTTCTGTCGTACCCGGATTACCTCAAGAGCAATGGATTTTAACTTTAGTCACATCCGTGGTAGGTGGTATTATTTTTGGAGTAGCTGGGCATCCCCGTAAACCCGGACAAGTTTTTGCATGGCAATGGGTATTAATTATTTCTCCTTTATGGGGAATTTTGTTTTTTGCTTTCGGTATGGGACCTGTTGTTACTCGTACTTCTGAATGGTTGCCGATATTTCGTAATGTCATTGGTTTTGCTTTAGGTGCATTAGTCGCTTATTTCTCTCCTTTACTCAATCAGCAAACTCCCTATGAAACATAA
- a CDS encoding SpoIIE family protein phosphatase produces MSIFPKFQFRSITHRLIFGCVIAALFIYSVSYWHMHQVVELGVVTWMTDVAQSRIDSVAVEVEGILRSIEEKTELIIYPEQSKEKNQFNITLFKKLQQQQSLIKAVAIGSLLTESKTIKPSQIFGLSTNIQGENVLMTESDITRLLNYCQNNFNVSLPFWSNPSANNPSNKSLIYCTSLGEEKVTQNLLAIELTLDWLEPLVTRKLNLEDKINHFSIGQPFVIDLATKQWLISPPETIQSLSWFSKHTTVPEFQSNKKENKNYGSSQIFTDSQGTLIFTILPRTSWAMGFAISEAQMKSFRQNYFFTIIASMVKDMALICLAIVVISRQTTRSLRALIVSTENITQGNLNTILPTTKSRDEVGRLTAAFHHMRDALKTHIKELQETTAAKQKMESELSIAAQIQRSMIPRIEVTDGSNQNYEISALFQPARLVGGDLYDFFSLGGDHKVTQSDRLCLIIGDVADKGVPAALLMAKTVSLIRTITKSTSTPKSILQTVNHELCIDNDECLFVTLFCAVLDLRTGILNYASGGHDAPLLLRDGNVHFLELETGPPLGLEEEAFFPEQEYFLKPKDLIVLYTDGITEAMNRKGELFSEERLIDAISHNLRYNPTKIIHTIQYFHQQFIQDASQSDDLTLLVLQYQPSNPFSQEINVLEWTITINNELTELERVKPQIGKILQRESLVIESIEDTQLIVEEVLVNIINYGYSKESRYSIDLQFQIRDQTLVITFQDSGRPFNPLTEIETPDLSMDDDERELGGFGFYLVRELVDYIDYTYHNDKNILTIYQTITKKM; encoded by the coding sequence ATGTCCATATTTCCTAAATTTCAATTTAGAAGCATAACCCATCGGCTCATTTTTGGTTGTGTCATTGCCGCTTTATTTATCTACAGTGTGTCTTATTGGCATATGCACCAAGTTGTTGAGTTAGGTGTTGTTACTTGGATGACTGATGTTGCCCAATCTCGCATTGATTCGGTAGCTGTTGAAGTTGAAGGAATTTTGCGATCAATTGAGGAAAAGACTGAGTTAATTATTTACCCTGAGCAATCAAAGGAAAAGAATCAATTTAATATAACTCTTTTTAAAAAACTACAACAACAACAATCATTAATCAAAGCCGTTGCCATTGGTAGTTTATTAACAGAAAGTAAAACTATTAAACCTTCCCAAATATTTGGTTTAAGTACTAATATTCAGGGTGAAAATGTGTTGATGACGGAAAGTGATATAACCAGATTACTTAATTATTGTCAAAATAATTTTAATGTATCTCTACCTTTTTGGTCGAATCCTTCTGCAAACAATCCTTCAAACAAATCACTGATTTATTGTACTTCTCTGGGTGAAGAAAAAGTAACTCAAAACTTACTTGCCATCGAACTTACTTTAGATTGGCTCGAACCTTTAGTAACTCGTAAACTTAACTTAGAAGACAAAATCAATCATTTTTCCATTGGGCAACCTTTTGTGATTGATTTAGCAACAAAGCAATGGTTAATAAGCCCTCCCGAAACTATACAATCCCTGTCTTGGTTTTCTAAACATACTACTGTACCTGAATTTCAATCTAACAAAAAAGAAAATAAAAATTATGGAAGTTCTCAAATTTTTACCGATTCTCAAGGTACACTGATTTTTACCATATTACCGAGAACATCTTGGGCTATGGGTTTTGCTATCTCTGAGGCACAAATGAAATCATTTCGCCAAAACTATTTTTTTACGATAATTGCATCTATGGTTAAAGATATGGCACTCATTTGTTTAGCGATAGTCGTGATTTCTCGTCAAACAACCCGTTCTCTCAGGGCTTTAATCGTTAGCACAGAAAACATTACTCAAGGTAATCTCAACACCATATTACCCACTACTAAATCAAGGGATGAAGTAGGACGACTTACGGCGGCTTTTCACCATATGCGTGATGCTTTGAAAACTCATATTAAGGAATTACAAGAAACCACTGCTGCGAAGCAAAAAATGGAAAGTGAGCTCTCTATTGCGGCTCAAATTCAACGTTCCATGATACCCCGTATTGAAGTTACTGATGGCTCTAATCAAAACTATGAGATTTCTGCTCTTTTCCAACCAGCAAGGCTAGTAGGAGGTGATCTTTATGATTTCTTTTCTCTAGGAGGAGATCACAAAGTGACACAGAGTGATCGCCTTTGTTTAATTATTGGTGATGTTGCGGATAAAGGTGTACCAGCGGCGTTGTTAATGGCAAAAACGGTGAGTTTGATTCGTACAATAACTAAAAGTACAAGTACTCCTAAGTCAATTTTGCAAACTGTTAATCATGAGCTTTGTATCGATAATGACGAGTGTTTATTTGTGACTTTATTTTGTGCAGTGCTAGACTTACGAACAGGAATATTAAATTATGCTAGTGGTGGTCATGATGCTCCGTTATTGTTGCGAGACGGAAATGTTCACTTTTTAGAATTAGAAACTGGACCACCTTTAGGATTAGAGGAAGAAGCCTTTTTTCCTGAACAAGAATATTTTTTGAAGCCCAAGGATTTGATTGTTCTTTATACCGACGGTATTACTGAAGCCATGAATCGAAAAGGTGAACTGTTTTCAGAAGAGCGATTAATTGATGCTATTTCCCATAATTTACGCTACAATCCTACTAAAATAATACATACTATTCAATATTTTCATCAACAGTTTATTCAAGATGCCTCACAATCAGATGATTTAACTTTGCTAGTACTTCAGTATCAACCTTCAAATCCTTTTTCTCAGGAGATTAATGTTTTGGAATGGACTATTACTATTAATAATGAATTAACTGAATTAGAAAGAGTCAAACCCCAGATAGGCAAAATTTTGCAAAGGGAATCTTTAGTGATCGAATCGATTGAAGATACTCAACTGATTGTGGAGGAAGTTTTAGTTAATATTATAAATTATGGCTATAGTAAAGAATCTCGATATTCTATTGATTTACAATTTCAGATTAGAGATCAGACTCTAGTTATAACTTTTCAAGATAGTGGACGACCTTTTAACCCTTTAACAGAGATTGAGACACCTGATTTATCGATGGATGATGATGAACGTGAACTGGGAGGATTTGGTTTTTATTTGGTACGAGAGTTAGTAGATTACATTGATTATACATATCATAATGATAAAAACATTTTAACGATTTACCAAACTATCACTAAAAAAATGTAA
- the accB gene encoding acetyl-CoA carboxylase biotin carboxyl carrier protein: MPIDFNQLREFIEAIAKTDITELAIKEGDFELTLQKTSPHINNTTYTISQPLNVATPSLEVTKPMETEAKLPLVTEKSSPVKKTDNWIEITSPMVGTFYSASAPGEAPFVNVGDRISNGHIVCIIEAMKLMNEIEAEVSGQVMEIVVENGEPVEYGQTLLWIAPN, translated from the coding sequence GTGCCAATAGATTTTAATCAACTCCGAGAATTTATCGAGGCGATCGCCAAAACAGATATAACGGAATTAGCGATTAAGGAAGGGGATTTTGAACTAACACTTCAAAAAACAAGTCCTCACATCAACAATACCACTTATACAATATCTCAGCCATTAAACGTGGCAACGCCTTCTTTAGAAGTAACTAAGCCAATGGAAACAGAGGCAAAACTACCCTTAGTTACAGAAAAATCTTCCCCAGTTAAAAAAACTGATAATTGGATTGAAATTACATCTCCTATGGTAGGAACATTTTATAGTGCATCAGCCCCTGGAGAAGCTCCTTTTGTGAATGTTGGAGATCGCATTTCCAATGGTCATATAGTGTGTATTATTGAAGCGATGAAACTGATGAACGAAATTGAAGCGGAAGTATCAGGACAAGTTATGGAAATTGTAGTAGAAAATGGTGAACCCGTTGAATATGGGCAAACCTTACTATGGATAGCACCAAATTGA